In Tolypothrix sp. NIES-4075, the following proteins share a genomic window:
- a CDS encoding LL-diaminopimelate aminotransferase, which yields MQFAKRLQPLQFNVFAEMDRAKAIALAAGQQLIDLSLGSSDLPAEAHVISAIASSLGDRSTHGYLLFNGTRAFRSAAANWYEQKFGIKVDPETEVLPLIGSQEGTAHLPLAVLNPGDFALLLDPGYPSHAGGVYLASGQIYPMSLREENNFLPVFSEIPAAVLAQSRMMVLSYPHNPTSAIAPLSFFQEAVAFCQQHNLVLVHDFPYVDLVFDETGGLLGDKGTPWRQGGQGGRLGDSLETTRQGDNSFSASPPLPLSPSSPLAPSIFQADRDKSVSIEFFTLSKSYNMGGFRIGYAIGNAELIHALRQVKAAVDFNQYRGILNGAIAALTGPQAGVNAAVATFKQRRDAFISALHRIGWQVPTPQATMYIWAKLPPHWSQNSIEFCTELVEQTGVAASPGAGFGKFGEGYVRFALVHEPTILTTAVERIAKFL from the coding sequence ATGCAGTTTGCGAAACGTTTACAACCCCTGCAATTCAATGTATTTGCAGAGATGGACAGAGCCAAAGCAATAGCTTTGGCTGCTGGGCAACAGTTGATAGATTTGTCGCTGGGGTCTTCTGATTTACCAGCCGAAGCGCATGTGATTTCGGCGATCGCTTCTTCTTTGGGCGATCGAAGTACTCACGGCTACTTGCTGTTTAACGGTACGAGGGCGTTTCGCTCTGCCGCAGCTAATTGGTACGAGCAAAAATTCGGCATTAAAGTTGACCCAGAAACCGAAGTGTTACCCCTGATTGGTTCTCAAGAAGGGACGGCACATTTACCTCTAGCAGTGCTCAATCCTGGAGATTTTGCCTTATTGCTCGATCCGGGCTATCCTTCTCATGCAGGCGGAGTGTACTTAGCCAGCGGTCAAATTTACCCGATGTCACTCCGGGAAGAAAACAATTTTTTACCAGTATTTAGCGAGATTCCCGCCGCTGTTTTGGCACAGTCGCGGATGATGGTATTGAGCTATCCTCACAATCCTACCAGTGCGATCGCGCCATTATCTTTCTTTCAAGAAGCTGTAGCGTTTTGTCAACAACATAATCTCGTCCTCGTTCACGATTTCCCCTACGTAGATTTAGTGTTTGACGAGACTGGGGGACTCCTTGGAGACAAGGGGACTCCTTGGAGACAAGGAGGACAAGGAGGACGACTTGGGGACTCCTTGGAGACAACCAGACAAGGGGACAATTCTTTCTCCGCATCCCCCCCTCTCCCCCTCTCCCCCTCCTCCCCTCTCGCTCCTTCAATTTTCCAAGCTGACCGGGATAAAAGCGTCTCGATTGAGTTTTTCACTTTGTCCAAGTCATATAATATGGGTGGCTTCCGTATTGGCTACGCCATTGGTAATGCTGAGTTGATTCACGCTTTACGCCAGGTAAAAGCAGCTGTTGATTTTAATCAGTATCGGGGAATTTTGAATGGGGCGATCGCTGCTCTTACCGGTCCTCAAGCTGGGGTGAATGCTGCTGTTGCTACCTTCAAACAACGTCGAGATGCTTTTATTAGCGCTTTACACCGCATTGGCTGGCAAGTTCCTACTCCCCAAGCAACAATGTATATTTGGGCAAAGTTGCCGCCACATTGGAGTCAAAATTCGATAGAATTTTGTACTGAGTTAGTCGAACAAACTGGCGTTGCGGCTTCTCCTGGTGCAGGCTTTGGTAAATTTGGGGAAGGGTATGTTCGCTTTGCTTTAGTGCATGAACCAACTATATTAACCACCGCTGTGGAGAGAATAGCTAAGTTTTTGTAA
- a CDS encoding thioredoxin family protein, producing MSKGVSTITDAEFETEVLKAEQPVLVYFWASWCGPCQLMSPLINSAANTYSDRLKIVKMEVDPNPQTVKEYQVEGVPALRLFQGNTVLASSEGVIGKEKLLDFLETHLNNN from the coding sequence ATGAGTAAGGGTGTAAGCACTATAACTGATGCTGAGTTTGAAACCGAAGTTTTGAAAGCCGAACAGCCAGTATTGGTTTACTTTTGGGCTTCTTGGTGCGGACCTTGTCAATTGATGTCACCACTAATCAACTCAGCTGCCAATACGTACAGCGATCGCCTGAAAATCGTCAAAATGGAAGTAGATCCTAACCCACAGACTGTTAAAGAATATCAGGTTGAAGGTGTACCAGCCCTCCGGCTATTTCAAGGAAACACTGTCTTAGCTTCGAGTGAGGGAGTCATCGGTAAAGAAAAATTACTAGACTTCTTGGAAACTCATTTAAACAATAATTAG
- a CDS encoding PspA/IM30 family protein gives MGLFDRIRRVVGANLNDLVSKAEDPEKMLEQAILEMQEDLVQLRQGVAQAIAAQKRTEKQYNDAQNEINKWQRNAQLALQKGDENLARQALERKKTYTDTGTALKTSLDQQSTQVETLKRNLIQLESKISEAKTKKEMLKARITTAKAQEQLQGMVRGMNTSSAMAAFERMEEKVLMQEARAQSAAELAGADLETQFAKLEAGNDVDDELAALKAQMTLGPAATPTQSLPPGQTTTPKPNQQPEVVDAEIESLRKQLDQM, from the coding sequence ATGGGATTATTTGATCGCATTAGACGAGTAGTTGGTGCTAACCTTAATGACCTGGTAAGTAAAGCCGAAGATCCAGAAAAAATGCTGGAACAAGCCATCCTGGAAATGCAGGAAGACTTAGTACAGCTGCGTCAGGGAGTCGCTCAGGCGATCGCTGCTCAAAAACGTACAGAAAAACAGTATAATGATGCCCAAAATGAAATAAATAAGTGGCAACGTAATGCCCAGCTAGCGCTGCAAAAAGGTGATGAAAACCTAGCACGCCAAGCATTAGAGCGGAAAAAGACTTACACCGACACCGGCACTGCACTTAAAACCAGCCTGGATCAACAAAGTACTCAGGTAGAAACTCTCAAGCGCAACTTAATCCAGCTAGAGAGCAAAATTTCTGAGGCAAAAACCAAGAAAGAAATGCTCAAAGCGCGAATCACCACTGCCAAAGCTCAAGAGCAACTTCAAGGCATGGTGCGCGGTATGAATACCAGCAGCGCAATGGCAGCTTTCGAGCGGATGGAAGAAAAAGTCTTGATGCAAGAAGCTCGCGCTCAATCTGCGGCTGAGTTAGCAGGTGCCGATTTAGAAACGCAATTTGCCAAATTGGAAGCAGGTAACGATGTTGACGATGAATTGGCAGCTTTAAAAGCACAGATGACACTCGGACCTGCTGCCACACCAACTCAATCGTTACCCCCAGGACAAACCACCACTCCCAAACCTAATCAGCAACCGGAAGTGGTTGATGCCGAGATCGAATCGCTACGCAAGCAATTGGATCAAATGTAA
- a CDS encoding PspA/IM30 family protein, which translates to MELMKRIQRVIRANLNSMTGSAEDPEKILTQAAMEMQTNLVQLRQAVAQAIATQKRTERQTAQAKSTAIEWYRRAQLALQANNEPLAKEALTKRRAYQETEKALAAQMEQQNSLIVKMKQDMRSLEFKISEAKTKKDMYIARARSAEASYRLQEMLSNSSTTSSLNAFERMEEKVLQLEAKSEAIAQLDSDDLQQQFLMKESNNSIDGELAAMKVQLLSGTDNVPHPDNNLNSESGNT; encoded by the coding sequence ATGGAACTGATGAAGCGTATCCAACGGGTGATTCGCGCTAATCTCAATAGTATGACGGGCAGTGCGGAAGATCCAGAGAAGATTCTCACTCAAGCCGCTATGGAGATGCAAACTAATTTGGTGCAATTGCGACAAGCAGTAGCACAAGCGATCGCAACTCAAAAACGCACTGAACGACAAACCGCTCAGGCTAAGTCAACAGCTATTGAATGGTATCGTCGCGCTCAATTAGCGCTACAAGCCAATAATGAGCCTCTCGCAAAAGAAGCGCTCACTAAACGTCGTGCTTATCAAGAAACAGAAAAAGCTCTTGCAGCTCAAATGGAGCAGCAAAACAGTCTGATAGTTAAAATGAAACAAGATATGCGATCGCTAGAATTTAAAATTAGCGAGGCGAAAACCAAAAAAGATATGTACATCGCTCGCGCTCGTTCTGCTGAAGCGTCTTATCGACTTCAGGAAATGTTGAGCAATTCATCTACCACTAGCAGCTTAAACGCTTTTGAACGGATGGAAGAAAAAGTTTTGCAACTCGAAGCCAAATCAGAAGCAATAGCTCAACTCGATAGCGATGACTTACAGCAGCAATTTCTTATGAAAGAATCTAATAATAGTATTGATGGGGAACTAGCAGCAATGAAGGTGCAGCTTTTAAGTGGGACAGATAATGTACCACACCCAGACAATAATTTAAATTCTGAAAGCGGAAATACCTAA